The DNA segment GCCGTGCCCTCCATCACCGTGCCGGCAATTGATCCGCCAGGCGTTGTTCGCAGCCAGGCGCCGCGGCCGCTTGTGTTGACCACCACGGCTGGCGCCGGTGTCGGAGGCGTCGTCGGTGTGGCAGTCGGCGTCAGGGTAGAGAGTGCGGTCGCGGTAGCCGTGGCGGTGGGTGAAGCGGATGCCGTCGCCGTTGGCGTGAGCGTGGGGGACGGCGTTGGCGTGAAGGTGGTCGTAGCCGTCGGCCCAGGGGTTGGCGTTCGAGTCGGCGTTGGCGTTGACGTTAATGTCGGCGGCACTAATGGATCGAGCCGGGTCGCGGGAATCACGTTGAGCAAGAGTGCGACCGGCTGTTGCAGGCGCGTGGCGATGTCTCGTTGAAATGTCAACGCTGTTTCATGTGGGAATTGGCGGACCGACCGCAAGGTGACAGCCAGGTGTAGGACGCCATCATCGGTCTGGCTACGCCGTACTTCGACGAGTTCAGTATCAGGCAGAATTTCGACTTCGGCCCGAATCGCTACGTCAATGGCTCGATCGAGGCGCACGACACGTAGGGTCTGGGTCGTGAGGATGCCGAGGATCACGGTGACAGCCGCCAGGAGCGCTAGCGCGCCCAAGAGTCCTCGGCGCAACAGGGCGCGCTGTGTTTTGTACCTGGCAGGCGGCGCGAACCCAAATAAAAGAAAAAACAGCCCGCTGGCCGCAGCAATCGCGATCAAGTTCGTCAAGAACAGGAGCAGCGCGCCGCCGGCGATGTCTTGACGACCGAGTGCCAAGCCGATGCCAACTGTGGTCAGTGGCGGCACAAGCGCGGCGGCAATCGCAATGCCCGCGAGGGCAGCAGAGACTGATTTGCGGCACAACGCGTAGGCGCCGGCCGCGCCAGAGGCCAGGGCGACGCCCAGATCCAGCACATTCGGTTGCGTACGCGCCATGATTTCAGGCGTCGTGGCCGCATCCGGCACAAGCATACCCAACAGGGCGCCAATCAAGATGGCCAGCAGCATGCCACGGGCTGAAGCCCAGGCTGCCATCCTCAGAAGACCGGTGTCACCTTCAATAATTCCCAACCCCATCCCCACGATGGCGGTCATCAGCGGTGCGACCAGCATGGCGCCGATGATGACCGCGGGGCTGTTCAAGAGCAAGCCGAAACCTGCCAGGATGGCAGCCAGCGCGATCATGACAAAGAAGTCGGCGCGAGAACTCGCACCTTCCCTGATGACGGTGCGGACCTCGTCTCGCTCACTGGGGGTCAGCGCGGGCATGGCGGCGATGATACCATGCCAGGCGCGCCGGAAGACCCGCGTCACAAACCCGGTGCGTCGTCGAACCACGATTACTGTCGCGCGACTCTCCTCGGCAACTCGTTGTGGTAGGTCCCCAAACAGCAGCCGATCAATCAAGGCTTCGCGTGAGGTGCCCATCAAGACCGTATCGTATCCGGTCGCAAGCTCATCCAGGATTGCCTGTGCGATGTCACTCGCCACCACGGTTTTGCGAACCAGACCTGAATCATGCAGGCGGTCATCGATAATTTGCTCAAGATGACGAGCCGAGGAGATGAATGTGCTGCGGGGATGGTGCTCCTGTGGCACGACATGCAGGGCAGTTACCTGCACATGCTGCGCAGAGCCTCCGGTAGAAGTGCCAGCCAACTCCGAAGCCAGCCGAAAGGCAAAGGCGGAATGAGGTCCGCCGCCAACCGACACGAGGATTCGCTGCAATTGCTGCGGGGCATATCCGCCGACAATGACAACATCGCAGATAGGGTCTTCCAGCACAGCGGCGAGGGCCGTGTTGAGATAGTTGCCGTCGGGTTGGGCTTCGCCGCGCCATCCGAGCACAATGAGCTGGCTGCCCAGCTCGCGGATCGTCTGACGAATGGCTACGCCGACGTCGTCGGCAACGCGCACCATCGAACGCGCGCTCACGCCGGCTGCGCGGAGGACAACCAGCGCCGTCTCCAAAGCCGGCTGCATATCCGCGCTTGTCTCAGCCTCGAGTCGCGCAAGCGAAGGATCGGTCGGCAAGGCAATGGTCAGAACGATCACCGGGGCAGATCGAGCCAAGGCGATGCGGGCTGCCGTGGCTGCCAGGCTGGCCGCGCGGCTGGGGTTGGACACCGGAAGAAGGATGCTTCCAGTCTGTGTGTGATGAACGGACGCCATCTAGCTATTTTCCTAGCCGCCAATCTCGATAGACGCGGCGGGTTTCTTCGACCGTGACAAACGCCTTGCCATCCACGGAGTCCACGGCCTGGAGCACGCAGGGCAGGTCGGCGCGGCGCACGACGACTTCTATCTGCGCTCTCGCGTCCAATGCGGCCGCAGTCCGAGCACGTGCGTCACCGGCGTGACAAAGAGCAACCCGGAGTCAGGTGCGTTGAAATTGCCGCCCACCGCTTTTTCAGTGACGCGGATCAGTCCCTCCAGGTCAAAGGCGTCATCCACGACCACAAAAATCGTGCGTTGGTGATACTCTTCCTCCTCGAGGAGATGTCGCAACGAGGGGAATAAGGGGATATCATCGCGCTGGGCGCGCAACTGCCGCAGTTTGCGAAGTCCAATACTCTCCAGGATCGTGACGCCGGTGACCCCAAAGGCTTCCCAGGCACTTAGCACATCCTGGCTCTTTTCCAGGCTCGGCAAGACAGCTACGACCATGTTAGGCATAACTTACCTCTTTTTCGGCAAAGGCCCGCCGCAGAAAGAGCGGCGTAATCAGGGTGGTAATCAGTACAATGAACGTGATGCTGGAAAATAGTTCTGGTTGGATCAGTCCGGCATTCACACCAACGGCCGCTACAATCAGGCCCACCTCGCCGCGGCTAATCATCCCCAAGCCGACACGCAGCGCTTCTCGGTTCGTGAAGCCGCCAAGGCGTGCACCGAGCCCACCCCCGACGATCTTGGAAATGACGGCCACCACGACCAGGACCATAATCAACAGGAGATTCGGCCCAGTCAGCAGGTGGGCGTCCGTTTTGAGGCCAATACTGACAAAGAAGATCGGCACCAGGAATGCGTAGGTGATGGTGTGCATGCTGCGTGTAATCTTGGCGTGCAGATGACTACGGCCGAAACCAACACCGGCGATGAAC comes from the Candidatus Amarolinea dominans genome and includes:
- a CDS encoding DUF389 domain-containing protein, which encodes MASVHHTQTGSILLPVSNPSRAASLAATAARIALARSAPVIVLTIALPTDPSLARLEAETSADMQPALETALVVLRAAGVSARSMVRVADDVGVAIRQTIRELGSQLIVLGWRGEAQPDGNYLNTALAAVLEDPICDVVIVGGYAPQQLQRILVSVGGGPHSAFAFRLASELAGTSTGGSAQHVQVTALHVVPQEHHPRSTFISSARHLEQIIDDRLHDSGLVRKTVVASDIAQAILDELATGYDTVLMGTSREALIDRLLFGDLPQRVAEESRATVIVVRRRTGFVTRVFRRAWHGIIAAMPALTPSERDEVRTVIREGASSRADFFVMIALAAILAGFGLLLNSPAVIIGAMLVAPLMTAIVGMGLGIIEGDTGLLRMAAWASARGMLLAILIGALLGMLVPDAATTPEIMARTQPNVLDLGVALASGAAGAYALCRKSVSAALAGIAIAAALVPPLTTVGIGLALGRQDIAGGALLLFLTNLIAIAAASGLFFLLFGFAPPARYKTQRALLRRGLLGALALLAAVTVILGILTTQTLRVVRLDRAIDVAIRAEVEILPDTELVEVRRSQTDDGVLHLAVTLRSVRQFPHETALTFQRDIATRLQQPVALLLNVIPATRLDPLVPPTLTSTPTPTRTPTPGPTATTTFTPTPSPTLTPTATASASPTATATATALSTLTPTATPTTPPTPAPAVVVNTSGRGAWLRTTPGGSIAGTVMEGTAVFLLGEQIEVNGRLWARVLIPRGLTGWIALDYVKLVSATR